Proteins from one Microbacterium proteolyticum genomic window:
- the ypfJ gene encoding KPN_02809 family neutral zinc metallopeptidase, with protein sequence MTFNDNARVGGNSAKRRGGTVAAVGGGAVGLGAVVFLLIQLFTGTDLSGIVGGGGGAAPQTGGERIANCETGQDANRNDDCRLAAASLNIDQFWGKTVEGYREPQLIIVDGSTSTQCGTASNATGPFYCPPEETVYVDPTFFALLREQFDTTAGPLAQLYVLAHEYGHHVQNLIGVMEQYPNNGTGPDSNGVRTELQADCFAGAWVADAGDQVDESGTPYLEPPTDQQIADALAAAASVGDDHIQAESGGVVNPESWTHGSSEQRQRWFDAGRAGGVNACDTFSVPGTSL encoded by the coding sequence GTGACGTTCAACGACAACGCCCGCGTCGGCGGCAACTCGGCCAAACGCCGTGGCGGCACGGTCGCCGCCGTCGGCGGGGGCGCGGTGGGCCTCGGCGCGGTGGTCTTCCTGCTCATCCAGCTCTTCACCGGCACCGACCTGAGCGGGATCGTCGGAGGCGGAGGCGGCGCGGCGCCGCAGACCGGCGGCGAGCGCATCGCGAACTGCGAGACCGGCCAGGATGCCAACCGCAACGACGACTGCCGACTCGCCGCCGCATCGCTGAACATCGACCAGTTCTGGGGCAAGACCGTCGAGGGGTACCGCGAGCCGCAGCTGATCATCGTCGACGGCTCGACCTCGACGCAGTGCGGCACCGCGTCGAACGCGACCGGGCCGTTCTACTGCCCGCCCGAGGAGACCGTCTACGTCGACCCGACGTTCTTCGCGCTGCTGCGCGAGCAGTTCGACACCACGGCAGGCCCCCTGGCCCAGTTGTACGTCCTCGCCCACGAATACGGCCACCACGTGCAGAACCTCATCGGCGTCATGGAGCAGTACCCGAACAACGGCACCGGCCCGGACAGCAACGGCGTGCGCACCGAGCTCCAGGCCGACTGCTTCGCCGGCGCGTGGGTGGCCGACGCGGGCGATCAGGTCGACGAGAGCGGCACACCCTACCTCGAACCGCCGACCGACCAGCAGATCGCCGACGCCCTGGCCGCTGCGGCATCCGTCGGCGACGATCACATCCAGGCCGAGTCCGGCGGGGTCGTCAACCCCGAGAGCTGGACCCACGGCTCGAGCGAGCAGCGGCAGCGGTGGTTCGACGCCGGTCGCGCGGGCGGGGTGAACGCCTGCGACACTTTCTCGGTGCCGGGGACGAGCCTGTAG
- a CDS encoding glycoside hydrolase family 32 protein translates to MRPSLHFTARSGWINDPHGITWRDGEYHAFFQYVPDRVEWAPSCHWGHASGPDLLSLRERDVVLAPGDGDDGIWTGCLMVDGDDLRIFYTAITEPDFGIGRVRVATPDAGLDGAWVKGEVVVTAPAELDLIAFRDPFIRRDGDGWRMFVGAAGRDGTAMALTWTSPDLRAWRYTGVALERSTELTEPVWMGALWECPQFVTLDGGDIMISSVWDADILHYAGYAVGGFDGDRFDAEAWGRLTYGDGLYAPSLFVDAEGAACLQFWIRGVGDHDAGWEGAHSVPYRLGLEGAVLTATPHPDVARHRGPLAIDGRVAGLAADIEWSATSGRLTVRSGGAEAVTVDKGEADAVVRVGTQQWTVPVGAAVRIILDGPVFELSSEAGVFSAVLAPLGDDLHVETTAGTGAVYPLR, encoded by the coding sequence ATGCGCCCTTCGCTGCATTTCACCGCCCGTTCGGGCTGGATCAACGACCCCCACGGCATCACCTGGCGCGACGGCGAGTACCACGCGTTCTTCCAGTACGTCCCTGATCGGGTCGAGTGGGCTCCGAGTTGCCACTGGGGCCACGCCAGCGGGCCCGACCTCCTGTCGCTGCGGGAACGCGACGTCGTCCTTGCGCCGGGCGACGGCGATGACGGCATCTGGACCGGATGCCTCATGGTCGACGGCGACGACCTGCGCATCTTCTACACCGCGATCACCGAACCCGACTTCGGCATCGGCCGCGTGCGTGTCGCCACGCCCGATGCCGGCCTCGACGGGGCCTGGGTGAAGGGCGAGGTCGTCGTCACCGCGCCCGCCGAGCTCGACCTCATCGCGTTCCGCGACCCCTTCATCCGTCGTGACGGCGACGGTTGGCGGATGTTCGTCGGCGCGGCGGGACGCGACGGGACGGCGATGGCGCTGACCTGGACGTCTCCCGACCTTCGTGCGTGGCGGTACACCGGTGTGGCGCTGGAACGCTCGACCGAGCTGACGGAACCCGTGTGGATGGGGGCGCTGTGGGAGTGTCCGCAGTTCGTCACGCTCGACGGCGGGGACATCATGATCTCGTCGGTCTGGGACGCCGACATCCTGCACTACGCGGGCTACGCCGTCGGCGGATTCGATGGCGATCGCTTCGACGCCGAGGCGTGGGGGCGCCTGACCTACGGCGACGGCCTGTACGCGCCGTCCCTGTTCGTCGACGCCGAGGGCGCTGCGTGCCTCCAGTTCTGGATCCGCGGGGTCGGCGACCACGACGCCGGCTGGGAGGGCGCGCACAGCGTGCCGTACCGCCTCGGCCTCGAGGGTGCGGTGCTCACCGCCACACCGCATCCCGACGTCGCCCGGCACCGCGGCCCGCTCGCCATCGACGGGCGGGTCGCCGGCCTCGCGGCCGACATCGAGTGGTCGGCGACGAGCGGGCGACTGACCGTCCGATCGGGTGGGGCGGAGGCCGTGACGGTGGACAAGGGCGAGGCGGATGCCGTGGTGCGCGTGGGCACGCAGCAGTGGACGGTGCCCGTCGGCGCGGCGGTTCGGATCATCCTCGACGGGCCGGTCTTCGAACTGTCGTCGGAGGCGGGGGTGTTCAGCGCCGTCCTCGCCCCCCTCGGCGACGACCTCCACGTCGAGACGACCGCGGGCACCGGGGCCGTCTACCCGCTGCGCTGA